In Campylobacter sp., the DNA window TCGTGTGGATCGCACTTGCAGTAAGCATCGGCGGACTGATAATTTCTTGGCTAGTAGGTTGGTTTCTGCCTAGGCTTGAATACAACAATCAAAAGGCGGAAGCTGCGTTTCGCAAAGAGCTGGTTTATGCCGAGGAGAATAAGGCGGAATATGCGAGCGAAGAGACCACAAAGACGCTATTTGGCAAACTAAAGCACAACTATTACAGGCTATTTTTGCACTACTGCTACTTTGATTTATGGCTAAATTCTTTCTCGCAAATCCTGGTTATCGTGCCTTATCTCATAATGGGACCGGGGCTTTTTACTAAGGCGATTACGCTTGGAGTGATGATTCAAGTGGGTAATGCTTTTAACCAAGTACGCGGCAGCTTTAGCGTTTTTATCGATAACTGGACGACGATTACGGAGCTGCGCTCAATCCATATGCGACTTAAAGAGTTTGAAAAAAATATCGATTACAAGGGCTAGATAAAATTTCGCCCGCATCTTGCGGCTCTAGATTTCGCTTTATAAATTTAAAACAAAATCCCGGGCCGCTAGCTTTTAAAATTTCTACGCTTTTACTGCTCTCTTTTTTCTTGATGAGTAATGTTTAGCTTTATAAATTTATAGCTCGCGACTAGCAAGATCATCCAAATCGCGATGAAAACTAAAGATTTGATCATTTTTAATCCTTAAAATTTTTATAATGCGTCGCATAAAAAGCGCCGCCGATATGAAATTTAACTAAGCGCAAAAGCACGCAGTGCCGAGCAAAAAAGTACAGCCTCGCCGCCACACGGCGCGCGGAAGCCGCGCTAGAGCGGGCGCGCCTAATAATGCTCGTTTGAAAGCCCATCTTTATCAAGCTTCTTAGCATCCATCGCGCGCCAAACATAGCTGATATAACCCAGCACGAAAGGCACTAGAAACGACACGTAAAACATCGTCTTAAGCGTATAGAGGCTCGAGCTTGCGTTACTTATCGAAAGCGAGCTTTGCAGGTCGAAATTTGACGGATAAAACGCCGTATTGTTTAGCCCTAGGATCAAAAATACGCTCGTTACCGCGCATACGATGCCTACGCCGTAGAAAAATATCCCGCGCACGCTGCTTGTAAATGCGCCTTTGAATATCCCCACCAGCACCAGCACGACGCCCAGCAGCAGCAAGACTAGCGCCGCAGGCAGGCTTAGGTAGTTATGCAGATACTTAAAGCTCTCAAGGCTTACTACGCCGCCGGCGCCGATCGCGTAGCCCTGCTTTAGCAAGACCCACGCCAAAAACGCGATGAAAAAAACCAAAAACGCGCTAGCGTTAAATTTAAGCGAGGCTTTGAGCTTGGCGATCATTTCAGGCTCGGCGATATTGTTCATCAAATATAAGCTCGCTCCAGTTCTGGCGCAGAAAAATAGCGCAATTCCCAAGATGTAATTAAACGGATTTGCTAGCGCCTCAAGTCCGCGAGCCGGGTTTTTCCACTGCACGAAATTATTCTGCCCCAGCGCAAACTCGCTGCCGCTAAAAAGCGTCGAGACGATGATGCCAAGCAGGATCGTGCCCAGCGAGCCGTTTATGAAAAGAAAGGCTTCATAAGTTTTAGCGCCCAAGAAATTATCGGGCTTTTTTCTGTATTCGTAAGCGACGGCTTGGATTATGAAGCAAAAAAGCAGAGCCATCCACGCCCAATACGCACCGCCGAAGCTGGTCGCATAAAATAGCGGAAACGCCGCAAAGCACGCTCCGCCGAACATAACGAGCGTAGTAAACGTAAGCTCCCATTTCTTGCCGATGGAATTTATTATAAAATCCTTCTCGGTCTCATTTTTCGCCAGCGTAAAAAGCAGCGTCTGACCGCCCTGCACGAAGAGCATAAAAACTAAAATTCCGCCCAGAAGCGAAACCACACACCACCAATAAATTTGAAAAATTTCGTGCATCTTAAAATCCTATCTTTATCTGTTTTAGCATGATCTTTATCTCGGCTATGAATAAAACCGTAAATAAAACCGCAAAGAGCGCAAACGAGATCATTATGTTCGTTCCCGCCAGGCTCGTAGCCGCGACGCCCACCGGCATAAGATCTTGTATCGCCCACGGCTGGCGCCCTACTTCGGCTACGATCCAGCCCGCCTCGCACGCGACGTATCCCAGAGGAATGCTAAAGACGCAAAGCCACAGAATTTTCTTGTATTCGGCGAGGTTTTTTCGCATCGCCAAAAATAGCGTCACGAAAAATAGCAAGATAAAATAGCTTCCCAAAGCCACCATCACGTGGAAGCTGTAAAAGGTAAGCGCCACGGGAGGGACGATCTGCTTCGCGTCGTCAAGGTAGCCGTAGCCTAAATTTTGCATATTTTGATCGCCGAATAAAATTTCGCGCGCCTGCTGCATCGCTGCGGTATTATTGGCGTCTTTGGCGGTCTTATAATCCTTTAACGCTTGCAGAGCGATTTTGCCTTTTTCGATCTTTTTATCCGCGCCTTCGATACCGAATTTTTCATTTCCGAATACCAGATCATCGATGCCCGGAGTGAAATTATTAAGTCCTCTCGTAGCCATCAGCCCTAGCGCATAAGGCGCTTTAATCTCAAACAAAAACGGCTGTTTATCGTCTCCCGGGGTTTTGCTCGGATTTAAAACTCCCGCCGCGACGATGCCTGCATTTACTTTGCCTTTATACAGACCCTCCATCGCCGCAAGCTTCATCGGCTGCTTTTGCGCAACCTGATAGGCGCTCTCATCGCCGCTAAATAGCACGAAAAGCGAGCTTAGCATACCGAAGCTTGCCGCTACTATGAAGCTTTTTTTAGCAAGCGCGAAGTCTTTGTCTTTTAGCATATAAAACGCCGAAATTCCAAGTACGAAAAGCGCCGCCGTAATATAACCGCCGCCGACGGTATGCAAAAATTTAGCCACTCCGAAGTGAGATAGCGCGATATCTAAAAAATTACTCATCTCGTTGCGCATCGTATCGGGATTAAAGCTCGTACCCACCGGGTTTTGCATCCAAGCGTTCGCAATTAAGATCCAATACGCGCTTAAATTTGATCCGATCGCCACGAGCCAGGTTGAAAGAAGATGAAATTTCTTGCTTACGCGGCCCCAGCCGAAGAACATTACCGCAAAGAAGGTAGCTTCTAAGAAAAACGCGAGCAAGCCCTCGATCGCAAGCGGCGCGCCGAAGATGTCGCCTACGAACCAGCTGTAATTCGCCCAGTTGGTGCCGAATTCAAACTCCATTATGATGCCGGTCGCGACGCCGAT includes these proteins:
- a CDS encoding cytochrome ubiquinol oxidase subunit I, which produces MQELASVDWSRAQFALTALYHFLFVPLTLGLSFIVAFMESLYVATGKQEWLKITKFWLRLFGINFAIGVATGIIMEFEFGTNWANYSWFVGDIFGAPLAIEGLLAFFLEATFFAVMFFGWGRVSKKFHLLSTWLVAIGSNLSAYWILIANAWMQNPVGTSFNPDTMRNEMSNFLDIALSHFGVAKFLHTVGGGYITAALFVLGISAFYMLKDKDFALAKKSFIVAASFGMLSSLFVLFSGDESAYQVAQKQPMKLAAMEGLYKGKVNAGIVAAGVLNPSKTPGDDKQPFLFEIKAPYALGLMATRGLNNFTPGIDDLVFGNEKFGIEGADKKIEKGKIALQALKDYKTAKDANNTAAMQQAREILFGDQNMQNLGYGYLDDAKQIVPPVALTFYSFHVMVALGSYFILLFFVTLFLAMRKNLAEYKKILWLCVFSIPLGYVACEAGWIVAEVGRQPWAIQDLMPVGVAATSLAGTNIMISFALFAVLFTVLFIAEIKIMLKQIKIGF
- a CDS encoding cytochrome d ubiquinol oxidase subunit II; its protein translation is MHEIFQIYWWCVVSLLGGILVFMLFVQGGQTLLFTLAKNETEKDFIINSIGKKWELTFTTLVMFGGACFAAFPLFYATSFGGAYWAWMALLFCFIIQAVAYEYRKKPDNFLGAKTYEAFLFINGSLGTILLGIIVSTLFSGSEFALGQNNFVQWKNPARGLEALANPFNYILGIALFFCARTGASLYLMNNIAEPEMIAKLKASLKFNASAFLVFFIAFLAWVLLKQGYAIGAGGVVSLESFKYLHNYLSLPAALVLLLLGVVLVLVGIFKGAFTSSVRGIFFYGVGIVCAVTSVFLILGLNNTAFYPSNFDLQSSLSISNASSSLYTLKTMFYVSFLVPFVLGYISYVWRAMDAKKLDKDGLSNEHY